One genomic segment of Gemmatimonas aurantiaca includes these proteins:
- a CDS encoding glycosyltransferase family 9 protein, with protein MTIPSLPAPTRTITTPPLPPVRLDRIGIVMMSAVGDAVHVMPVIHALKAHAPTSHVTWVLQPGPATLVRGHPLVDDIVLFDRSRGWRAFLDVRRQLADRQFDVVLGLQVYFKAGLITGFTQAPVKLGFDRARARDANWLFTTHRIPPHAGQHVQDQYFEFLDALGVPHGVPQWTLGPWNDEERDWQRQFLARFDRPIAPIVVATSKPAKDWMPERWAAVCQVLWNDFGLQPVLVGGNSERERAAEEIILRTAPMAHSALGSGLRKLSAILDGAAVALSPDTGPLHLAIALRTPVISLLGYTNPKRVGPYDFAHDLMIDAYGDPGEDYPVDMTYREGRLARITVDDVVHKLHHWRAHYADARLEALRFKR; from the coding sequence ATGACCATCCCGTCCCTTCCGGCTCCGACCCGTACGATCACCACACCCCCGCTGCCTCCGGTGCGGCTCGATCGCATCGGCATCGTCATGATGAGTGCGGTGGGTGATGCCGTGCACGTCATGCCGGTCATCCACGCGCTGAAAGCCCACGCGCCCACATCGCATGTCACGTGGGTGCTGCAACCCGGGCCGGCCACGCTGGTGCGCGGGCATCCGCTGGTGGACGATATCGTGCTGTTCGATCGCAGCCGCGGTTGGCGCGCGTTCCTCGATGTACGCCGGCAGCTCGCCGACCGGCAATTCGATGTGGTGCTCGGCCTGCAGGTGTACTTCAAGGCCGGCCTCATCACGGGGTTCACGCAGGCACCGGTGAAACTCGGCTTCGATCGCGCCCGCGCGCGCGATGCGAACTGGCTCTTCACCACGCATCGCATTCCGCCGCACGCGGGACAACACGTGCAGGATCAGTACTTCGAATTCCTCGATGCGCTCGGGGTGCCTCACGGCGTGCCACAGTGGACGCTGGGCCCCTGGAACGACGAAGAGCGGGACTGGCAGCGTCAGTTCCTGGCCCGGTTCGATCGTCCCATTGCTCCGATCGTCGTGGCCACCAGCAAGCCAGCCAAGGACTGGATGCCGGAGCGCTGGGCAGCGGTGTGTCAGGTGCTCTGGAACGACTTCGGATTGCAGCCGGTGCTGGTGGGCGGCAATTCGGAACGGGAGCGGGCCGCGGAGGAGATCATTCTGCGCACGGCCCCGATGGCGCATTCGGCACTGGGCAGCGGACTGCGCAAGCTCTCGGCCATCCTCGATGGAGCGGCGGTGGCGCTTTCACCGGACACGGGCCCGTTACATCTGGCCATCGCGCTCCGCACGCCGGTCATCTCGCTGCTGGGATACACCAACCCCAAACGCGTGGGACCGTACGATTTTGCGCACGATCTCATGATCGACGCCTATGGCGATCCCGGCGAAGACTATCCCGTGGACATGACGTACCGGGAAGGTCGTCTGGCGCGTATCACCGTGGACGACGTCGTGCACAAGCTGCACCACTGGCGCGCCCACTATGCCGATGCGCGCCTCGAGGCCCTGCGTTTCAAACGCTGA
- a CDS encoding lipopolysaccharide kinase InaA family protein, whose amino-acid sequence MTTLAAATLAAPAVLPPAVTLDRADVTAVALVREDLVSLVSRYGSLYDWASAQPQAQALRGRAPVYVATLPLSGVHVVVRHAWHGGLFAPITGDRFRRPSRAPVEMAHSAALRNAGIPTTQVLGFVRYHAGPGLVRVDVVTHYVPDTADLGMVLAGLAPAMECEQALRATRQLLLTLARHGVVHPDLNVKNILLRRTGGGATGDGALEALMIDVDVVQWNPSRTPQETMERNVGRLTRSMMKWRRHFGCDFADPRIAGFADAARADLVDGHLA is encoded by the coding sequence GTGACCACTCTCGCCGCCGCGACCCTCGCGGCTCCCGCTGTCCTCCCCCCCGCCGTGACACTCGATCGTGCCGACGTGACGGCGGTGGCACTCGTGCGCGAGGATCTCGTGAGCCTCGTGAGCCGCTACGGGTCATTGTACGACTGGGCATCGGCACAACCACAGGCCCAGGCCCTGCGTGGCCGGGCGCCGGTGTACGTGGCCACGCTGCCGCTGTCGGGAGTTCACGTGGTGGTGCGCCACGCCTGGCATGGCGGTCTGTTCGCACCCATCACCGGGGATCGCTTCCGTCGTCCCTCGCGCGCGCCGGTGGAGATGGCCCATTCCGCGGCACTGCGCAACGCGGGCATCCCCACCACCCAGGTACTCGGCTTCGTGCGGTATCATGCCGGTCCCGGACTCGTGCGGGTGGATGTGGTCACGCACTACGTGCCCGATACCGCCGACCTGGGCATGGTGTTGGCCGGACTCGCACCCGCCATGGAATGTGAGCAGGCCCTGCGTGCCACGCGGCAGTTGCTGCTGACCCTCGCGCGACATGGGGTCGTGCACCCCGATCTCAATGTGAAGAACATCCTGCTCCGCCGCACGGGCGGTGGCGCAACGGGCGATGGCGCACTCGAAGCCCTCATGATCGATGTCGATGTGGTGCAGTGGAATCCATCACGCACGCCGCAGGAAACGATGGAACGCAATGTGGGACGTCTGACCCGTTCGATGATGAAGTGGCGACGTCATTTCGGATGCGATTTTGCCGACCCGCGCATTGCCGGATTCGCCGATGCCGCGCGTGCGGATCTCGTCGACGGGCATCTGGCATGA
- a CDS encoding Maf family protein produces the protein MIPLSDSSTPQAGASVRVILASQSPRRRELLTLIGIPHEVRPADVDETVWEGEQPVPHCERLARSKAHTLAGANADALVIGSDTIVVVDGDILGKPRDRDDAIGMLQRLAGREHTVFTAVAVAHGGRTVSGVEAVQVRFRALDRARIEAYVDTGEPMDKAGAYGIQGYGATIVERIDGDYFAVMGLPLGRMVTLIRSLGFHYDFGPVSV, from the coding sequence ATGATTCCTTTGTCCGATTCCTCCACGCCGCAGGCCGGCGCTTCCGTGCGTGTCATTCTTGCCTCCCAATCCCCGCGTCGCCGCGAACTGCTGACGCTCATCGGCATCCCGCACGAGGTCCGTCCGGCGGATGTCGACGAGACGGTGTGGGAGGGAGAACAGCCGGTGCCGCACTGTGAGCGGCTCGCACGCAGCAAGGCGCACACTCTGGCCGGCGCCAACGCCGACGCCCTCGTGATCGGATCCGACACCATCGTGGTGGTGGATGGCGATATCCTGGGCAAACCCCGCGATCGTGACGACGCCATCGGGATGCTGCAACGTCTTGCCGGCCGCGAACACACGGTCTTCACCGCCGTCGCCGTCGCGCACGGTGGCCGCACCGTGTCGGGCGTGGAAGCGGTGCAGGTCCGGTTCCGTGCGCTCGATCGGGCGCGGATCGAAGCCTATGTCGACACCGGCGAACCGATGGACAAAGCCGGGGCGTACGGCATCCAGGGGTACGGCGCGACCATCGTGGAACGCATCGACGGTGACTACTTCGCCGTCATGGGGCTGCCGCTGGGACGCATGGTGACACTCATCCGCTCACTCGGCTTTCACTACGACTTCGGTCCGGTCAGCGTTTGA
- a CDS encoding PLP-dependent transferase encodes MSDDRSDPHFETLAIRTQAPVTAEREHSVPLYLTSSFRFDDAEHARALFAEEVSGNVYSRYANPNTDEFVRKLCLLEGGEDGIATASGMSAVFTALAARVSAGDHIVASRALFGSTHQILTRLLPRWGVTSDYADVADPASWERLIRPNTRLLFVETPSNPGLELIDLAWLGALAQSRGIPLVVDNCFATPYLQQPLRLGASVVVHSATKYIDGQGRVLGGAIVGDRAYLADCRFFARHTGPAMSAFNAWLLSKSLETLAVRMDRHCASALRIATHFDGHPAVESVRYPFLPSHPQYALARRQMTQGGGIVVLVLRGGLDAGRRFLDRVRLVSHSANLGDTRTIVTHPASTTHSKLTPAERAAVAIADGLIRVSVGLEHADDIITDLEQALAL; translated from the coding sequence ATGTCCGACGACCGTTCCGATCCGCACTTCGAGACACTCGCGATCCGCACGCAGGCTCCGGTCACCGCGGAGCGCGAGCATTCGGTGCCATTGTATCTCACGTCGAGCTTCCGCTTCGACGACGCCGAGCATGCCCGCGCATTGTTCGCGGAGGAAGTGAGCGGCAACGTGTACAGCCGGTATGCGAACCCCAATACCGACGAATTCGTCCGGAAGTTGTGTCTGCTGGAAGGGGGCGAGGACGGGATCGCCACGGCGTCGGGCATGTCGGCGGTCTTCACCGCCCTGGCCGCGCGGGTATCGGCGGGTGACCACATCGTGGCGTCCCGTGCGCTGTTCGGATCCACCCACCAGATCCTGACCCGCCTCCTGCCAAGGTGGGGCGTGACCAGCGACTACGCCGATGTGGCGGATCCCGCCTCGTGGGAGCGCCTCATCCGTCCGAACACGCGGCTGCTCTTCGTGGAGACTCCCAGCAATCCCGGGCTCGAACTGATCGATCTGGCGTGGCTCGGTGCCCTGGCGCAGTCGCGCGGCATTCCACTCGTCGTCGACAATTGTTTTGCCACGCCCTATCTCCAGCAGCCGCTCCGGCTCGGCGCCAGCGTGGTGGTGCACTCGGCCACCAAGTACATCGACGGCCAGGGACGAGTGCTGGGTGGCGCCATCGTGGGAGACCGCGCGTATCTGGCCGACTGCCGGTTCTTTGCCCGTCACACCGGACCGGCCATGAGCGCCTTCAACGCCTGGCTGCTCTCCAAGTCGCTGGAGACGCTGGCCGTGCGCATGGACCGGCACTGCGCGAGCGCACTCCGGATCGCGACCCACTTCGACGGGCACCCGGCGGTGGAGTCGGTGCGGTATCCCTTTCTGCCGTCACATCCGCAGTATGCCCTGGCCCGCCGGCAGATGACTCAGGGCGGAGGGATCGTGGTGCTGGTGCTGCGTGGCGGCCTCGACGCCGGCCGCCGGTTTCTCGACCGCGTGCGCCTCGTGTCCCACTCCGCGAATCTGGGCGACACCCGCACCATCGTGACCCATCCGGCCTCGACCACCCACAGCAAGCTGACACCCGCCGAACGGGCAGCCGTGGCCATCGCCGATGGGCTCATCCGGGTGAGCGTCGGCCTGGAGCACGCCGACGACATCATCACCGATCTGGAACAGGCTCTTGCTCTGTGA